DNA from Thermomicrobium roseum DSM 5159:
GTCGCGCGGGTCGGAGAACTCTGAGATGGCGCGACGCCCTTACGTGATCGGCCTGACCGGCAATATCGCCTGTGGCAAGACGCTCGTCCTCAGGGAATTGGCCGCGCTAGGTGCGGAAACGATCGACGCGGACGAGGTTGCCCGCACTCTCGTTCAACCGGGAAGCCCTGTTCTCGCAAAAATCGTCGAGGCTTTTGGCCCGTCCATCCTCCTCCCCGACGGTTCACTCGATCGGCGCGCGCTCGGCGCGATCGTTTTTCGCGACCCCGTGGCACTCCGTCGCCTCGAGGAGATCACGCACCCCGTCATCGTCGCCGAGATCCGACGCCGTATCGCTGAGACCGAGCGTCCGGTCGTCGTCATCGATGCGATCAAGCTCTTCGAGTCGAGTCTCGCTCGGGACTGCGACGAGGTCTGGGT
Protein-coding regions in this window:
- the coaE gene encoding dephospho-CoA kinase (Dephospho-CoA kinase (CoaE) performs the final step in coenzyme A biosynthesis.); this translates as MARRPYVIGLTGNIACGKTLVLRELAALGAETIDADEVARTLVQPGSPVLAKIVEAFGPSILLPDGSLDRRALGAIVFRDPVALRRLEEITHPVIVAEIRRRIAETERPVVVIDAIKLFESSLARDCDEVWVVTCTPEQQLTRLMSRNGLSEEEALVRIRAQPPQEEKIARADRVIDNSGTIDETRRQVRKLWQEVLRKLGYPQPSSLADRDVSPYTAGERTDQTERRDDRDGTAETEPDAGGSPRPAP